The following nucleotide sequence is from Austwickia chelonae.
GGCATCCTCGCCTTCCTGTGCAACTACATCCCCAATGTGGGCTTCTTCATCGGGCTCGTCCCCCCGGCCTTGCTCGCCCTCCTCGCCCTAGGCCCAGGCCACGCACTGAGCGTCATCGCGGCCTACATGGTGCTGAACTTCGTCGTGCAATCGCTGATCATGCCCCGCTTCACCGGCCAGGCCGTCGGCATCACCGCGACACTGACCTTCGTCTCCCTGCTCTTCTGGTCCTGGGTGCTCGGCGTGCTCGGCGCCCTGCTGGCCATCCCCGCGACACTGCTGTGCAAATCGCTACTCGTCGACGCCGACCCCGAAGCGCGCTGGGCCAACTCCCTCATCGCCAGCGACCCCTTGACCTACGAAGAAGAAAGATGCCCCGGCTCGGAACGGTCCGCGAAGAGCTGACCCTCACGGGGTTCCTCGGTGCCGGAGCTTCGGTCACGGGATCGTGGAGCCGGTCTGGCTGGCCTCTCAACACCTGCGAAAGTGGCGTCAGTGACACCGTCTGGGTGAAGGGCATCCGCACGTACTACGAGGCGAATGTCTTCGAAGGTGCAGAGAGGTTTCGCCGATTATCTACGAAATCTCGTCCAACCCGAAGAAATACCCTGAAATGAGGAAGCATTTCGCTCCCTGGGAGTAACCCGCTTGGAAATGGACGAGACCCGTGTGATCTGCTAAGAGTCGTGTCCACCGCAGATACTGCTACGCAGTCCACGTCACCACCTGAACAGCCACGTACGCTTCGCCCCGGCCAGAGCGCACTGATCTCGTCGCTGCTCTTCGGGCTTTTCTTCGGCGCTGGAAACCTGATTTTTCCTGTCGAAATGGGGCGCGCCGCCGGCGCGAACACCCCGTGGGCAACTCTGGGATTCCTGGTCACTGCAGTAGGTCTTCCCATCATCGGTGTCGTCGCCTCGGCGCTCTCCCGCAGCTCCAGCGTCCTGGAAATGGCAGGCCGGGTCGGCCGCCGTTTCGCCGTGGTGTTCACCTGCGTGCTCTACCTGACCATCGGCCCGCTCTTCGTCATTCCCCGCACGGCAACCGTCTCCTACGAAGTCGGCGTGCGTCCGCTGGTCTCCGACGGTGCCGCCGTCATCTCCCTGGCGCTGTTCTCCATCGTCTTCCTCGGCCTCAACCTGTATTTCGGTCTACGCCCGGGACGTTTGATCGACTGGGTCGGGCGGTATCTCACCCCGGCCTTCCTCGTCCTGCTCAGCGGCATGCTGCTGGCTTCCGTCATCATGCCGATGACCGACGGCCCGCTGGCCGAGCCAAAAGGTCATTACGTCGACAACGCTTTCCTCACCGGTCTCATCGACGGCTACGGCACGATGGATGCCCTCGCGTCACTGGCTTTCGCCGTGCTGATCATCGACAACCTCCGACGGCTGAAGATCGAACGTCCCGGACAGATCGCCGTGGAGACGGCCAAATCCGGGGTGTCCGTCGCCGTCGTCATGTCGGTGCTCTACGGGTTGCTGGCCTTCGTCGGTGCGACCAGCCTCGCCGTCACCGTCGGTGCACCCAACGGTGGTGCCGTGCTCGCCGGAGTGAGCAGGCACTACTTCGGATCTGGCGGACAGCTGCTGATCGCTGCGATCGTCTTCCTCGCCTGCCTCAAGACCGCCATCGGGCTGACCACCGCCTGCGCGGAGATGTTCGTCGTGATCTTCCCGCGCGTGATGAGCTACGACCGGTGGGTCGTCGGGTTCACCGGGATCTCCCTGGCCATCGCCAATGTCGGCCTGGCCACCATCATCAAAGGATCGCTGCCGGTCCTGATGTTCCTGTACCCGCTGGCGATCGTCCTGATCCTCCTGGCGCTGATGACCCCCCTCCTCGGGGAGCGTCCGTCGGTGCACCGGTTCACCGTCGCCTTCGCCGGGGTCGCGGCCTTCTTCGACTTCTTGAACGCTCTCCCCCCGGCGTTGAAGTCCTCCTCGGTCGCGACGACCCTGCTCGACCTCGCGTCCCAACTGTTCCCCGGATTCGCCAGCGGCATGGGCTGGACCGTGCCCGCCCTGATCGGCTTCGTCTTCGGCATGATCATCTCCCGAGGACGAGGCGAGCCCGGCCGGGCCTGACCGAGAAAGACGAGTAGACGGTGGGGGCGCCACGGCGACGCCCGGCACCCCCACCGTCTCAGATCACCGCACCGCTCAGATCGGCCAGATCGCACACCTCATCGGCCCATGCCTCGAGGAAGGGCGCGTCATGGCTGATCGCCAGGACCCCCATCCCGTCCTCGGCCAGGCCTCGCACCAGGTGAGCCACTGACGCGGCCGACGCCGCATCAAGCATCGCCGTGGCCTCGTCGCAGATCAGATAATCCGGCCGGGAGACGATCACCCGTGCCAGACAAGCCCGCTGCAACTGCCCCAACGACACCTGGGTCGGCAACCGATCCAACAGGTCGTCGGTGAGCCCCACCCGTCGACACACCGACGCCAGGTCGACCGGGACGCCCGCAGCCCGCGAACCACGGATCGTCGTCGGCTCCATGATGGTCCTGCGCAAGGTCGCGTACGGGCTGCACGACCTCCGCGGCGACTGGAAGAGCATCGCTGTCCGACCATCCATCCGCCCCCGACGGGTCGACACCGGAACGCCGTCCACGGTGACCTCACCGGCAGCGGGTGCCAACAGCCCGGACAACACCCTGGCCAGGGTCGACTTGCCCGTCCCCGACGGACCCCGCAGACCGGTGATCCGGCCCGGCGGCACCGTCACCGACACCCCCTCGAGCACCAAGGGGCCGCGACGTCCGTACCTTGCCGACACCTTCTCCGCCCGCAGACCGCGACCACCCGGCTCCTGCTCCACCGGCTGCGACCCCACCTCGACGGCCGTCGACGTCATGCCATCCCCCTCACCCGGTCGGCGAAGGTCACCGAAGGATCCAGATCGGTCAACGACGGCGGCGACCCCGGGATCGGCACCATCCCATGTTCGGGCAAAGCACCCAACAGTGCACGGGTGTACGCCTCCTCCGGCGCCGACAACACCCGACCGGCCGGACCCTGCTCCACGATGCGCCCGGCATACATCACCGACAGGTCGTCAGCGACGCCCGTACGCTCCAAGGACCGCAAATCATGGGTGATGACGAGCACCGCAGCCCCCGCCTCCGCGCACGAACGCAACAGACCGAGCACATGATCGGTCAACTCCGGATCCAGGCTCGCCGTGGGCTCGTCGGCGATGACGACCTGCGGATCACCCGCCAAAGCGAAGGCCACCGCAGCCCGCTGAGCCATCCCACCGGACAACTCGTGCGGATAACAGGCCAAAGCCTCTACCGGAAGCCCCACCCGAGAACACAACTCGAGCGGACCCGATGGGCCGGACAAAACCTCGACCGTCTCGAGCAACTGAGAACCCATCGTTCTCGTCGGGGTCAACGAGGTCACCGCCGACTGCACCACCAGGCCACACACCCGTCCCCTGATCTGCCGCCACCGGCTCTCCGGAGCGCCCAGAAGCTCTTCACCGGCGATCCGGACGCTCCCGGAGGTCGACGTCCCCGGCGGCAGCATCCCGATCAAGGTCGAGCCCAGGATCGACTTCCCGCAACCCGACTCGCCGACCAGCGCGCGCACCTTGCCCGGATGCAGGCTCGTGGACACCTGCGTGGACGCGTGCACCCATGCAGGACGTCCCGACAGTCGGGTCGGGATCCGTACCGTCAGGTCCTTCACCTCCACCAACGGATCGCTCACGAGGACACCTCCCGGGAATCGGCCGGCGGAGCCAACCTGCGTTGCAGCGCCGCAGCCAGACCGGCCGTGGCCAGGGTCACCGCCACCAGCGGAGCGGCCGGACAGACCAAGGTCCACCAGCCGCCGAGCAAGACCTCGCCCCGCGACTGGGCCAGCAAGGTCCCCAAGGACGGCTGGTCCGGGGACAACCCCAACC
It contains:
- a CDS encoding ABC transporter ATP-binding protein, yielding MTSTAVEVGSQPVEQEPGGRGLRAEKVSARYGRRGPLVLEGVSVTVPPGRITGLRGPSGTGKSTLARVLSGLLAPAAGEVTVDGVPVSTRRGRMDGRTAMLFQSPRRSCSPYATLRRTIMEPTTIRGSRAAGVPVDLASVCRRVGLTDDLLDRLPTQVSLGQLQRACLARVIVSRPDYLICDEATAMLDAASAASVAHLVRGLAEDGMGVLAISHDAPFLEAWADEVCDLADLSGAVI
- a CDS encoding ABC transporter ATP-binding protein — translated: MSDPLVEVKDLTVRIPTRLSGRPAWVHASTQVSTSLHPGKVRALVGESGCGKSILGSTLIGMLPPGTSTSGSVRIAGEELLGAPESRWRQIRGRVCGLVVQSAVTSLTPTRTMGSQLLETVEVLSGPSGPLELCSRVGLPVEALACYPHELSGGMAQRAAVAFALAGDPQVVIADEPTASLDPELTDHVLGLLRSCAEAGAAVLVITHDLRSLERTGVADDLSVMYAGRIVEQGPAGRVLSAPEEAYTRALLGALPEHGMVPIPGSPPSLTDLDPSVTFADRVRGMA
- the brnQ gene encoding branched-chain amino acid transport system II carrier protein translates to MSTADTATQSTSPPEQPRTLRPGQSALISSLLFGLFFGAGNLIFPVEMGRAAGANTPWATLGFLVTAVGLPIIGVVASALSRSSSVLEMAGRVGRRFAVVFTCVLYLTIGPLFVIPRTATVSYEVGVRPLVSDGAAVISLALFSIVFLGLNLYFGLRPGRLIDWVGRYLTPAFLVLLSGMLLASVIMPMTDGPLAEPKGHYVDNAFLTGLIDGYGTMDALASLAFAVLIIDNLRRLKIERPGQIAVETAKSGVSVAVVMSVLYGLLAFVGATSLAVTVGAPNGGAVLAGVSRHYFGSGGQLLIAAIVFLACLKTAIGLTTACAEMFVVIFPRVMSYDRWVVGFTGISLAIANVGLATIIKGSLPVLMFLYPLAIVLILLALMTPLLGERPSVHRFTVAFAGVAAFFDFLNALPPALKSSSVATTLLDLASQLFPGFASGMGWTVPALIGFVFGMIISRGRGEPGRA